TATTTCTCGATAATCTGCTGCGGCGTACCGCGCACCTTTCCGTCAGGTCCGTTACTGTCGAACACACGGTTAATCAGGCTGCCACCTGAGGGGCGGTTGTTGCGGTTCTTATTGCCCCGCGAACGCGACTTCGATGATCTCATGGAATGCTTTCCGTCAAGCCTTCGGGCTTTGTTGCGCTTTATTTTCCCGTACCGCAGCAGCGCGGCATTTTGGGATTAAGCGTGTTTGGCGATGGCCAACGAGAGCATAACGGCTCTGCTGTTGGTAGCGAAGAAAAAGCACGGGTCGTCGTTTTGTGCAACCCCTAAGTGCCATTTGACACCTTGAAAGACAGTTAACTCCCGGATTTTTGCCCGAAAACCACACGATCACGGCCATCAAGGTCTTGCGTGACCTGAATCTTGGCGAATCCATTTGCGGCAAACATCTCCGCGACGGCAGCACCTTGGGTTGGTCCAATCTCGACCATCAGGTGACCGTCTGCGTTCAGCGCCGCGTGCGCACCGTGCGCGATGATGCGGTAACAGGTCAGCCCATCCGCCTCGTCGGTCAAAGCCATGCGTGGTTCATGATCGCGCACATCCGCCTGCAGGCCCGCCATTTCATCCGCCGCGATATAAGGCGGGTTCGACACGATCAGATCAAACGACCCTGCGACATCGGCAAACCAATCGGACCGCAAAAACGTAGCCCGCGACTGCAGGCCCAACGCCGCAGCGTTCCTCCCAGCCACCGTAAGCGCCGCGTCAGATAGATCGGTGCCCACGCCTGTTGCATCGGGACGGTCCCCGAGCAACGACAGCAGGATACAGCCAGACCCTGTCCCAAGATCCAAAACATGGCGGAACGGCACGGCCAAAGCGGCCTCAATCAAAGTTTCAGTATCGGGCCGTGGATCAAGCACATCCGCCGTCACAATGAACCGATGTTTGTAAAAATCGCGGTAACCCAGCAGGTGCGACAGCGGAACATAGTCCGCACGTTGCGCCACCAACGCGTCAAATGTCGTCAGATTGCCCGCAGCGACGGCCCACAGCCGTTGTACCTCGCCCAAGGCCCCGTCAAAGCCAAGCCGCTTGGCCGCATCCCGTATTGCCGCGTCCTGCGTGCCGTTTACGTCCCAAAACGTCCCTTCGGCAAAGAATCCGCTCACGCGCCCATCTCGGCCAACAACGCCGCTTGGGCATCGGCAGACAGCGCCTCAATCACTTCATCCAGATCGCCCTGCATGATCTGCCCCAGAGAATAGAGCGTCAGATTGATCCGGTGATCCGTCATCCGGCCCTGTGGGAAGTTATAGGTGCGGATACGTTCCGACCGATCCCCCGACCCCACTTGGGCCTTCCGGTCCGCAGAGCGTTCGCCGTCCACACGTTGGCGTTCGAGATCAAACAACCGCGTCTTCAGCACTTGCATCGCAATCTCGCGGTTCCGGTGCTGGGATTTCTCAGCTGACACGACGATAATTCCCGTCGGAATATGCGTGATCCGAACAGCAGAATCGGTCGTGTTCACGTGCTGACCACCGGCACCCGACGCTCGCATCGTATCAATGCGAATGTCAGTGCTGGCAATTTGAATATCCACGTCCTCGGCTTCCGGCAGCACCGCAACCGTCGCGGCAGAGGTATGGATACGCCCGCCGCTTTCCGTTTCCGGCACACGTTGAACACGGTGCACGCCAGATTCGTATTTCATCTTCGCAAAAACGCCTTCACCAGCGATCCGCACAGTGGCTTCCTTCACGCCGCCCAGCTCAGATTGGGAATGTTCGAGAATTTCAAACGTCCACCCCTGACCTTCGGCGTAACGCTGATACATCCGCAGTAGATCCGCGGCAAAAAGACCAGCTTCATCGCCACCTGTTCCGGGACGGATTTCCAACAGCGCAGGACGGCCATCGGCTGCATCCTTTGGCAGCAACGCCAGCTGCACATCATGTTCCGATCCTTCGAGCTGCGCTTTCAACTCTGGCAGTTCCATTTCGGCCAGCTCACGCATTTCGGGATCTTTCAGCATCGCTTCGGCTTCGGCGATCTGGGTGACTAGGTCTTTGTAGGCTGAAACCGTCTCAACAACGGGCTTTAACTCGCTGTATTCTTTCGCCAAAGCGGCGATATCAGCACCAGCAACATCGCCCGACATCTTGGCTTCAAGAAACTGGAACCGATCGATCAGTTGAATGATTTTGTCTTCTGCAATCATGTGCTTGGCGTGTCCTGATCAACTGCGACCGTCAAAGGGCCAAGTGCCGACAGCCACCCCAGCACACGGCGCTTATTCACGCCCATATCGCTTTGTCCGTAGCGCAATCGCGCATTGATCATCAACAACGGCCCCTCATTATCCAGCCCGTCTGCCCCAGCAGCAATAATAGAAACGGTGGTATAGTCGGGAAAACCCACGACCTTTGAACGGGTCGCGAAGGTGATCATACCGTCCTCTACCGTCCCGTCCAATACGGTGGTCCTGTCGGTGTCCATCGCGGCTTGGGTGATCACCGTCAGGACGTCAGCTGGTGCCGCCGTGATCTGACGCACGGCAGTGAAGCCACCTGCCGACGGATAGTCACCCGGCCCCCTGACTTGTGCCTGAACATGGACGCTGTCCGGGTCATTCGGTGCAAGACGTACATAAACGATGAGAGCGACGAAAATGCCAATCGCCAGTAAAAAAATGGTGCGCATGTCGTGTTCTCACTTTGGGAATCCAGTGCACGCCTTGTGTACGGGTTGTGCACGGGTTGTGCCAGCCTATCTGTACGGCACACCGGGCAAAATCGACAGCATCTCGAACATCAGATTTGCGCCCGTCAGCGCCGTATTCCCCGAGGTGTCATAGGGCGGTGATACCTCTACCAAATCACACCCAACGATGTTTAGTCCACGCAACCCACGGATCAATTCCATCGCTTGCGGCGTCGTCAGCCCACCGATCTCAGGGGTACCAGTTCCCGGTGCATATGCAGGATCAAGACTGTCGATATCGTAGGTAATATAGGTCTTCTGATCACCAATCTTTGCTTTTATTTCAGCAGCTAACGTCGCAAGGCTCTTGTGCCAAAGATCAGGCGCAAGGTACTGATTAAAGCCCCAGCCCGCAGCTTCAGTGAAGTCATCCGCCGTGTAACCCGTGCCACGCAAACCGATCTGGAACACCTTGTCGGCAGTGATCAAGCCTTCCTCATAGGCACGCCTGAAAACGGTGCCGTGGGTTTCCCTTTCACCGAACATCTCGTCATTCACATCGGCATGTGCGTCGACATGCACTAGCGCAACAGGACCATGTTTTTTCGCAATCGACCGCAAAATCGGCAACGTCAAAGTATGATCCCCACCAAGCCCCATCGGGATCACATCATGCTTAAGGTGTTTGTCGTAAGTCTCTGTGATTAAAAGAATAGATGCCTGCAAGTTGAACGTATTGATCGGCACATCGCCAAGGTCCGCACACTGCAACGCATCAAACGGTGCAGCCCCCGTTTGGATATTATAAGGCCGGATCATCGCCGATTGTTCACGCAATTGCTTTGGCCCCATGCGGGTACCGGACCGCCAAGACGTGCCAATGTCCATCGGTATCCCGATGAAGCCAACGTCGATCCCTTCAGCCGTCGCAACTTCGGGCAAACGCATGAAACTTTGCGGCCCAGCAAAACGGGCCAGATCGTTTCCGGAAATTGGCATATTCGGCATCAGACTTTCCTTTTATTCCATAGGGCTAGACAGCAAAGCTCCATCGCGACGTGGGCACCTGCAATCGCGGTTGCACCGGTCGTGTCATACGCGGGCGATACTTCGACAACATCGCCGCCCACTACGTTTACACCAGCCAAGTCCCGCAGGATCGCCGCCGCTTGCCAAGATGCAAGGCCGCCCCAAACCGGCGTCCCAGTTCCGGGGGCAAACGCAGGGTCCA
The Rhodobacteraceae bacterium S2214 genome window above contains:
- the prmC gene encoding peptide chain release factor N(5)-glutamine methyltransferase, which codes for MSGFFAEGTFWDVNGTQDAAIRDAAKRLGFDGALGEVQRLWAVAAGNLTTFDALVAQRADYVPLSHLLGYRDFYKHRFIVTADVLDPRPDTETLIEAALAVPFRHVLDLGTGSGCILLSLLGDRPDATGVGTDLSDAALTVAGRNAAALGLQSRATFLRSDWFADVAGSFDLIVSNPPYIAADEMAGLQADVRDHEPRMALTDEADGLTCYRIIAHGAHAALNADGHLMVEIGPTQGAAVAEMFAANGFAKIQVTQDLDGRDRVVFGQKSGS
- the prfA gene encoding peptide chain release factor 1, translated to MIAEDKIIQLIDRFQFLEAKMSGDVAGADIAALAKEYSELKPVVETVSAYKDLVTQIAEAEAMLKDPEMRELAEMELPELKAQLEGSEHDVQLALLPKDAADGRPALLEIRPGTGGDEAGLFAADLLRMYQRYAEGQGWTFEILEHSQSELGGVKEATVRIAGEGVFAKMKYESGVHRVQRVPETESGGRIHTSAATVAVLPEAEDVDIQIASTDIRIDTMRASGAGGQHVNTTDSAVRITHIPTGIIVVSAEKSQHRNREIAMQVLKTRLFDLERQRVDGERSADRKAQVGSGDRSERIRTYNFPQGRMTDHRINLTLYSLGQIMQGDLDEVIEALSADAQAALLAEMGA
- a CDS encoding DUF1499 domain-containing protein; protein product: MRTIFLLAIGIFVALIVYVRLAPNDPDSVHVQAQVRGPGDYPSAGGFTAVRQITAAPADVLTVITQAAMDTDRTTVLDGTVEDGMITFATRSKVVGFPDYTTVSIIAAGADGLDNEGPLLMINARLRYGQSDMGVNKRRVLGWLSALGPLTVAVDQDTPST
- the speB gene encoding agmatinase encodes the protein MPNMPISGNDLARFAGPQSFMRLPEVATAEGIDVGFIGIPMDIGTSWRSGTRMGPKQLREQSAMIRPYNIQTGAAPFDALQCADLGDVPINTFNLQASILLITETYDKHLKHDVIPMGLGGDHTLTLPILRSIAKKHGPVALVHVDAHADVNDEMFGERETHGTVFRRAYEEGLITADKVFQIGLRGTGYTADDFTEAAGWGFNQYLAPDLWHKSLATLAAEIKAKIGDQKTYITYDIDSLDPAYAPGTGTPEIGGLTTPQAMELIRGLRGLNIVGCDLVEVSPPYDTSGNTALTGANLMFEMLSILPGVPYR